The Nitrospirota bacterium genome includes a window with the following:
- the aroF gene encoding 3-deoxy-7-phosphoheptulonate synthase, with protein sequence MDIIVLRPDTAEENVRHILKKLESKGLKAHVSTGTERTIIGVIGDTSKVTEEEEDGIRAMTGVENVVRIVKPYKLASREFKKENTEIEVRGVTIGGRKIQVIAGPCAVENATILTTIAEKVRDAGATFLRGGAFKPRTSPYSFQGLGEEGLKYLAAARERTGLPVVTEIMDPRDIEVIMKYTDIIQIGARNMQNFRLLLEVGSVDKPVLLKRGLSSTIKEWLMSAEYIMSRGNHRVLLCERGIRTFETATRNTLDLSAVPLLKQMTHLPIVVDPSHGVGKWDLVAPMAKAAVAAGADALIIEVHTNPEEAFSDGEQSLKPDYFAGLMNELKPVALAVGREM encoded by the coding sequence ATGGACATCATCGTATTGAGACCTGACACGGCGGAAGAGAATGTCAGGCATATCCTGAAGAAGCTCGAGAGCAAAGGGCTCAAGGCGCACGTCTCGACCGGGACCGAGCGGACGATCATCGGGGTCATCGGCGATACCTCGAAGGTGACCGAGGAGGAGGAAGACGGCATACGGGCGATGACCGGCGTCGAGAACGTCGTCAGGATCGTCAAGCCCTACAAGCTCGCGAGCCGCGAGTTCAAAAAAGAGAACACGGAAATAGAGGTCCGGGGCGTCACCATCGGCGGCAGGAAGATCCAGGTGATCGCCGGCCCCTGCGCCGTCGAGAACGCAACGATCCTTACGACTATCGCGGAAAAGGTGAGAGATGCAGGGGCCACCTTCCTGAGAGGCGGCGCCTTCAAGCCGCGCACCTCACCCTACTCCTTCCAGGGCCTCGGGGAAGAGGGGCTCAAATACCTCGCCGCCGCACGCGAAAGGACCGGGCTGCCGGTGGTCACCGAGATCATGGACCCCCGCGATATCGAGGTGATCATGAAGTATACCGATATCATCCAGATCGGCGCCCGCAATATGCAGAACTTCAGGCTGCTCCTCGAGGTGGGCTCGGTGGACAAGCCCGTGCTCCTGAAACGCGGCCTCTCCTCGACGATAAAGGAATGGCTCATGTCGGCCGAGTACATCATGTCCCGCGGCAACCACCGGGTGCTCCTCTGCGAGCGGGGCATCAGGACCTTCGAGACCGCGACGAGGAACACCCTCGACCTGAGCGCCGTGCCGCTCCTGAAGCAGATGACCCATCTGCCCATTGTGGTCGATCCGAGCCACGGCGTGGGCAAGTGGGACCTCGTCGCACCGATGGCGAAGGCCGCGGTGGCCGCAGGAGCCGATGCGCTGATCATCGAGGTGCATACCAATCCCGAGGAGGCCTTCTCCGACGGCGAGCAGTCGTTGAAGCCCGATTACTTTGCCGGGCTCATGAACGAGCTGAAGCCGGTCGCGCTGGCGGTGGGAAGGGAGATGTAA
- the hisC gene encoding histidinol-phosphate transaminase, with amino-acid sequence MIKSLEYVSAIQPYVPGKPIAELERELGIKNSVKLASNENPLGPSPKAVEALTAYLAKGNDLHRYPEGGGYYLKSALSGKLSKGGVTVGPDNLILGNGSNELLDVAVRTFMGPGDEAVMARPSFIVYFLAVQSVGGKAVQVPLTSDYRHDLLKMADAVTGRTRMVFVANPNNPTGTSNRKDEFEQFMKRIPDGVLVVVDEAYFEYVQDPDYPDTLSYYADGRDILLLRTFSKAYGLAGLRIGYGIAKAEVLNELNRIREPFNTSTPAQLAALHALGDSEHLKRSVEVNEQGKQYLYRELGGLGIPYVPTETNFIYLPLGRDAKALYEALLRKGVIVRPMGPHEIRVTIGRPEENERFIEALKTVIAFIAFVAL; translated from the coding sequence ATGATCAAGTCCCTGGAGTACGTTTCCGCCATTCAGCCCTATGTGCCGGGCAAGCCGATCGCCGAGCTCGAACGTGAGCTCGGGATAAAGAATTCGGTAAAGCTCGCCTCGAACGAGAACCCCCTCGGCCCCTCGCCCAAAGCGGTGGAGGCGCTTACCGCCTATCTGGCGAAGGGCAACGACCTGCACCGCTATCCTGAGGGCGGCGGGTACTACCTGAAGAGCGCCCTCTCCGGGAAGCTCTCGAAGGGCGGCGTAACGGTCGGCCCCGATAACCTCATCCTCGGCAACGGCTCGAACGAGCTGCTCGATGTCGCGGTGCGGACCTTCATGGGCCCCGGGGACGAGGCGGTCATGGCGCGCCCCTCCTTCATCGTCTACTTCCTCGCGGTGCAGTCGGTCGGCGGCAAGGCCGTCCAGGTGCCGCTCACGAGCGACTACCGCCATGATCTCCTGAAGATGGCCGATGCCGTCACCGGCAGGACCAGGATGGTGTTCGTCGCCAATCCGAACAACCCCACCGGGACGAGCAACAGGAAGGACGAATTCGAACAGTTCATGAAGAGAATTCCCGATGGCGTGCTCGTCGTGGTGGACGAAGCGTATTTCGAATACGTCCAGGACCCCGATTATCCCGACACCCTGAGCTACTATGCCGACGGCAGGGACATTCTGCTCCTCCGGACCTTCTCCAAGGCGTACGGCCTTGCGGGATTGCGCATCGGCTACGGCATCGCAAAGGCGGAAGTGCTCAACGAGCTGAACAGGATCAGGGAGCCCTTCAACACGAGCACCCCGGCGCAGCTCGCGGCGCTGCACGCTCTCGGCGACAGCGAGCACCTGAAGAGATCGGTCGAAGTCAACGAGCAGGGAAAGCAGTATCTCTACAGAGAGCTCGGCGGTCTCGGGATTCCTTATGTCCCGACCGAGACGAACTTTATTTATCTGCCGCTCGGGCGAGACGCCAAGGCGCTCTACGAGGCGCTGCTCCGGAAAGGGGTGATCGTGCGGCCCATGGGCCCGCACGAGATACGGGTGACGATCGGCCGTCCGGAAGAAAACGAGCGCTTTATCGAAGCACTGAAGACCGTTATAGCGTTTATCGCGTTTGTCGCGTTATAG
- the pyk gene encoding pyruvate kinase, translating into MRRAKIVCTIGPASRTRKTIGALIKSGMNVARLNFSHGDHIVHGEAAALVRQEALRQGKMVALLQDLQGIKIRVGAVENDGVVLAEGAALSLYPGRDVSTPEKLFISYPALLKDVRAGETVLLDDGLIKLLVTGTTPKMLRARVIEGGVLRSKKGVNLPASALTLKTFTEKDRKDLDFGIGLGADYVAISFVRTAEDIEIVKKWARRKGVALPSLIAKIERPEALSNIEEIVESADGIMVARGDLGVEMPTEEVPIIQKMLIDLANRKGKLVITATQMLESMTQHTRPTRAEASDVANAVLDGTDALMLSAETASGSYPVEAVTMMDTIIRYTEERLSHKIQSSYRLGSRFTEAIADGACNAAEDVGAKAIVVFTNKGFTARLIAKLRPKVPVIAYTPEESVWKQMPLYWGVTGRLIRRKDMKVLDADFMTDVEKSLIREGVVKKGDGIVFVASSPFLGKPNIIRLYRVL; encoded by the coding sequence ATGAGAAGAGCGAAAATCGTCTGTACCATCGGGCCGGCATCGCGCACCAGGAAGACCATCGGCGCCCTCATCAAGAGCGGCATGAATGTCGCCCGACTCAACTTCTCCCACGGCGATCATATCGTGCACGGCGAAGCGGCTGCCCTCGTACGGCAGGAGGCCCTGAGGCAGGGGAAGATGGTGGCGCTCCTCCAGGACCTCCAGGGCATAAAGATCCGGGTCGGTGCGGTCGAGAACGACGGGGTTGTCCTCGCGGAGGGCGCAGCGCTCTCTCTCTATCCCGGAAGGGACGTGAGCACCCCGGAAAAGCTCTTCATCTCCTATCCGGCGCTGCTCAAAGATGTGAGGGCAGGGGAGACGGTCCTCCTCGATGACGGGCTCATCAAGCTCCTCGTCACCGGCACGACGCCGAAGATGCTCCGGGCGCGGGTCATCGAGGGGGGGGTCCTCAGATCGAAAAAGGGCGTCAACCTGCCCGCCTCGGCGCTCACGCTCAAGACCTTCACCGAAAAAGACCGGAAGGACCTCGACTTCGGCATCGGGCTGGGCGCCGATTATGTCGCCATCTCCTTTGTCAGGACCGCCGAGGACATAGAGATCGTGAAAAAGTGGGCGCGGAGAAAGGGCGTGGCGCTGCCGTCGCTCATCGCGAAGATCGAACGGCCCGAGGCGCTCAGCAACATCGAAGAGATCGTCGAGAGCGCCGACGGCATCATGGTGGCGCGCGGGGACCTCGGCGTGGAAATGCCGACGGAGGAGGTGCCGATCATCCAGAAGATGCTCATCGATCTGGCGAACAGGAAGGGGAAGCTGGTGATCACCGCCACCCAGATGCTCGAGTCGATGACGCAGCACACGCGGCCGACGCGCGCCGAGGCGTCGGATGTGGCGAACGCGGTGCTCGACGGGACCGATGCCCTGATGCTTTCGGCCGAGACGGCATCGGGCAGCTATCCCGTCGAAGCGGTGACGATGATGGATACGATCATACGATACACCGAAGAGCGGCTCTCCCATAAGATCCAGTCGTCCTACCGCCTCGGCAGCCGCTTCACCGAGGCGATTGCCGACGGCGCCTGCAATGCCGCCGAAGACGTGGGCGCAAAGGCGATCGTCGTCTTCACCAACAAGGGATTCACCGCCCGCCTCATCGCGAAGCTCCGCCCCAAGGTGCCGGTCATCGCGTATACGCCCGAAGAGAGCGTCTGGAAACAGATGCCCCTTTACTGGGGCGTCACCGGCAGGCTGATCCGCCGCAAGGACATGAAGGTCCTCGACGCCGACTTCATGACCGATGTCGAGAAGTCCCTGATCCGGGAGGGCGTGGTGAAGAAAGGCGACGGCATCGTCTTCGTCGCAAGCTCCCCCTTCCTCGGCAAACCGAACATCATCCGCCTCTACCGGGTGCTATGA
- the pheA gene encoding prephenate dehydratase, with the protein MGKTGSTPSNLDKQREEIDKVDEKILALLNKRARLAIDIAAIKRQANLKFHSPEREKAVIDRITALNKGPFPNDAIKVIFREIMSASLSLEQPLKIAYLGPEGTFTNLAALRHFGLSAHYIPVSGIKAVFDAVEGGTADYGLVPIENSNEGVVSSTLDLFMDYDLKISAEVMLEISHNLLSQSGDIRKVKRIYSHPQATSQCKLWLEANMASVPVYEATSTAKAAEIASREEDAAAIASEMAARLYDLKFIERHIEDRKNNFTRFLVIGKNFPGRSGADKTSILLSVKDKPGALYEILLPFKKESINLSKIESRPSKRKAWEYIFFIDMAGHVEDKKVQKAIDEVKEHCLYLKHLGSYPVGHNVER; encoded by the coding sequence ATGGGCAAAACCGGTTCTACCCCTTCAAACCTCGATAAGCAGCGGGAAGAGATAGACAAGGTCGACGAGAAGATCCTCGCGCTCCTGAACAAGCGCGCCCGCCTGGCTATCGATATCGCTGCAATAAAACGGCAGGCCAACCTCAAGTTCCACTCCCCGGAGCGGGAGAAGGCGGTCATCGACCGCATCACGGCTCTCAACAAAGGTCCCTTTCCCAACGATGCGATCAAGGTGATCTTCAGGGAGATCATGTCGGCCTCCCTCTCCCTCGAGCAGCCGCTCAAGATCGCCTATCTCGGCCCTGAGGGCACCTTCACCAATCTCGCCGCCCTCCGCCACTTCGGGCTTTCCGCGCACTACATCCCGGTGAGCGGCATCAAGGCAGTCTTCGATGCCGTCGAAGGGGGCACGGCTGATTACGGGCTGGTGCCGATAGAAAACTCCAATGAGGGAGTCGTCAGCTCGACGCTCGATCTCTTCATGGATTACGATCTCAAGATATCCGCCGAGGTGATGCTCGAGATCTCGCACAACCTCCTTTCGCAGAGCGGCGATATACGCAAGGTAAAGCGGATATACTCTCACCCCCAGGCGACCTCGCAGTGCAAGCTGTGGCTCGAAGCCAATATGGCCAGCGTTCCCGTCTACGAAGCGACGAGCACGGCGAAGGCCGCGGAGATCGCCTCGCGTGAGGAGGACGCTGCCGCTATTGCGAGCGAAATGGCGGCCCGGCTCTACGACCTGAAATTCATCGAGCGCCACATAGAGGACCGGAAGAACAACTTCACCCGCTTTCTCGTGATCGGCAAAAACTTTCCGGGAAGGAGCGGGGCGGACAAGACCTCTATTCTCCTGTCGGTAAAAGACAAGCCGGGTGCGCTCTACGAGATTCTGCTCCCGTTCAAAAAAGAGAGCATCAATCTCTCGAAGATAGAGTCCCGCCCGTCGAAGCGCAAGGCCTGGGAGTACATATTCTTCATCGATATGGCGGGGCATGTGGAAGATAAAAAGGTGCAAAAAGCGATCGATGAGGTGAAGGAGCACTGCCTCTATCTGAAGCATCTCGGTTCCTATCCCGTCGGTCATAACGTGGAGAGGTGA